The Musa acuminata AAA Group cultivar baxijiao chromosome BXJ1-8, Cavendish_Baxijiao_AAA, whole genome shotgun sequence genomic sequence AGTATATATGTCACAACGATTAACAATCCTCCAACATCATCTGTGTTAAGCAAGACGCAGCGCTAAGGTATTATGGGACAGACAGCAAATCTAATTTGCAATGGATGCAAAAGAAGGCATTTTATGGTCTCGTTGTCTGCGCATAGCCTTTTCTTTACATTGTGAAAGAAGCTAGTCCGATATGATGAATTATTACCGTACCTCCAAATCTCCATCAGAGTCTGCCTTGTAGTCATGTTTAATGCCCTTGCTGGATCCTTCTGAAATGAACATGCCAATGGCACAAATTAGTTAACACATTAGAGGTTGAAAGTATGCTAAATCTGGCCCTTTTCACGCATTTGCTATAGTTCCAAAATAATCTCACAAGTGCAAGTTTCGATTATAGATACACTAATCCATTTCAATGAGAAGATGAATATTGAATAACCAAATCACAAACTCTTAGCTTATAATGCTGAGCTTCAACTGTAGTCACACCGCATGCACATCCTAATGATAGAAAGAGAGAGTTGTTAACAAACCTCTATTTGTCTTCGTGTTTTTGCAACATCAAGTGGACATGTTGCAGCAGCAGCAAGGCTGCCTGCTACAAAACCAGCTGCAAAATTTGCCCCTAACACACTAGCAGCATTGCCATCCTCGTCAATAATTGAAAGTAATCTCCTCCGGATCTAAACAAAGAGAAAACCAAATATGTACTAGTACACAACTTATTTACAACCAAACATTTCAATTCACAAGGGCTACCCAAATAGAATCAGAGATAAATATTACCGGCTCCAGAGTTGACCAGCATATAGCAGAAAAGGGAACATCACGAGCAAGTTGTGCTCCCATACCTGTCCATAAAACACGATAGCCTTGCACTGTTTGCAACAGCATTAAGAAATAAAAGATGTCAGGATTTGAAGTGAGCCATTTCAGGTTCAGTTAGCATATTTTCAAGTGGGAAGCAAAAGAAGTGGTATGTTGGAAAGGGTAATGCAGAGTTGAGTTTATAAGTTGACTTCTCATAACAATGTAGTAAGCTCAAGAACTCAACATACAGCTCTGGTTACTTGTAGTACTGCCAGATGTCAGAACACCAACTAATGTTTTCCACATTCCTGGGGGCTTAGCTCCTTTGATAAATTCTTTATACGCCTGTTGGTGGCACAGCAAGTAACTAGTCAAAGAGTTGTCTCAAAATTTGGCTCTATAATATAAAaagaaaacagaaagaaaaataagaaaccaAGGTTATAATCAGTTAACAGGTAGTTTTCAAGAATCGGGCAAGAAAGTAGCTTCAGCCAATTTGATGGCTCGATCAAATTTACCAATTTTATTGGTTATCTATTGCTCAAACGTCATTCAACAATTTCTCTAGTAATCAATAAAAACTAAACAGAAATTGTAACAGAACCATTTAGATGAATGGAACATGTACATTATTCACATCCTAATTCATCGTTAACAAGGTGGAAGGTTCGACCACATTGATGGCTCAATCGAAGTTGTTATTTTAATTTGTTATTCCTAGATATCAAACAGCATGTGCTCTAGCAGAAATTGCAAGGTAACATGCCTTCAGTTCCAACTATATACAGAGCATTATGGCATTATCAATGAACAAGAATACTATGGAACTGAATGAAAAGACCATTAAGAATGTTTTTAGATAACCATATCAGAGTTCAAAGCAAGttctaatattaaaaaatattaatgtaataTGTCATAATATATCATGCATTAAGATATTATACCAGTGGCTAAACCAATCAGAAACAGTTATACTTTGCCATCTGTTTTGCCTACCTCAAATGCAAGTTACAATGGCAACAAATTAGCTTTTCAGTCCTTATCTCAAAGCTAAAGTTTCAAACTGTACCCAACAAAAAATCACCAATAGCTATGCCAATCTATCAATCACATTTCCAGCAAATGATAATCTCCGGTTGAAAATATTTCTCACAAAGCTTGATGATGAAGTTCCACTTACACTTCTACAGGGCATTATTTATTCAAGTTTAATACTTTCATCCTAAAGAATCTCAGGTCACTTGTGGTAAGAAAAAAGGTTTACGTATGACAATAAGCGGTAGACAAGTTTATGTTATGCTCTTCTCTACCAATAAAAGGAGATATTTAGTTATGAATTAAAGTAAATATGAAGTAAAGTTAGCAGCAAAAGAACATACTAGGAATTCATATAAATTTCTGCTCCCAAGAAAACTAAACTATGGCAAGTTCATATCAGTAATGTAAACGTAAAGTAATCTTGAAAGTGTTGGTTTGGTAGAATACAAAAGTTCAATACAAGCAGTACTAACAATGAGAAGCCCCATAGAAGATGATGTGTTGATGAGGTGACTTGATCCATAAGAAGTCATAACACATTATAAAATTTACCTGCATACGTGTTCTTGCCAGCTCAATCGGAGAACATGCTATGCATGCTAATGACCGTGCAGCTGAACCAGCAACTAGAGGGGCGTAAGGCGTCAGATTTGGAGCATTGGTGGATGTGAACTCCTCAATCCAATTGCGGAATATGTCATAGCATGGTAGGTAAATTCCCACCTGTTTGCAAAATTGAAAAGGTGTCAAGAGGCATCTCCATGTACATGATTGCATATAACATGTGAAAAGAGCTGAACAAAAAGGCATTTCTTCCACATTGACTGGCAGCATCAAATAAGAAGCATAAGATTAAAACACCTTCTCACTAGCACAATGGGTAACAAAGCCCTAGTCCAAGAAAATAAAAAGTAATCCATTCTAGTTTTGAACTAGCACAATGGTAGGCTCAAAAAAAGACTAGCAAACAGGTTCAGGTCTGACTATTACCACTTGATGTACACTTGGTACCATGACTATTACATGTTTGAAGAATTTGAATATTACAAGTCTACTTTGATCGGAAAATGTAACATGAGTACGAGGGTCCATATTCAATTGAATAAGTCCCTGACAGTAAAATGCTAGGAATCTCCATTATTGATATTGACAAAGGTAGATTCTATTCAATGTTACAACCATCATCTCATTAAACTTTAGCATCTCTTAGCATTTTGTCATAGCATGGACCCAAATTGGAAATAATACATATAACAGTGTAAAAGATAATAAACAGGTATACAGTGACAATCACACAACGTAACACACAGTGTCTACGTGATTCAGCAAAAAGGCCAACACCCACAAGTGGTGGTGGCAAGAGCTTCATTAAGGTGGAAACAAGTACAAGAATAGCGTTTAAGTTCAGAAACATATTTACTGCTCGCTATCAACTTGTAGTTAGATGTATTAGCTATAGTAAGATATGAAATAACACAAACATCATGAACAAGATTGccaaacaaagatgaaaaaatccACAATGTTAGAAGTTAGAACTTCTACCAAAATTATTAATTTACATCATCTGACAAAGTGAGTTCATCCAACTAAAGGAGCGTCTTAATTTGCACTATCAAAAATAGGTCTGTTTGGCTTTTATTGAGTACTATGAATTATAAAAAGTTGTCCATATTTAAACAGCAATAGTCATGTTTTAATAGTTGCTCACATAACATCTGTCATAAGACCAGCTTTTCCCAGGGTACATGGTAAAAACATGAGAAGCAACATGCTATTGTGCATCCGTGAGCAGAAGTTATCAAAGAAAAGTCAGAAAAGAAACTCACAGTTGGTACAGCCAATGCTAAACCTGCATTTGTGCCTCTCCAGAGTCTTGCAAAGCCTTCCTGTAAATTTAAGGAAACAAAAAGCAATGAGAATTGGCTTGTTGAAGTCAAGGAAGACAGGTGGACCAGTCACTATGTAAGATAAAAGAATACAGCACCTGTCTCACAACTTTGTGAAAGACATCTAGCGTTCCCTTGTACTCAAAACAATCAGGAGGGCAAACTAATTCAGCACGAATTATTCCAGCACGAGCACATGAGGGTGAACATCTGAAATCCAAAAACATCTGAACCACGTTGTCAACATTGGTCAATTTCCAAAATTAAATGAAACAGGAAATACCTGTAACTTAGAACTACAAAAACAATTACCATAGAACATTCAGATGGCATGAGTTCCACGAAGGGGGTTTCAAAACTTGAAATTGTGAATTCATAAAACATGGGTAATCTTAACAAACAAAAGTAAGAATTCCCTGGAGGGCACCTGCATAACGAAGCATAGTTTTGGCAGACAAAGATAGTTCTATGTCCTCGGAGGTGTCATGCTCAAATGATTTGTACTTTTTACCTACAGAGCTGATTGCCTACTGAGGTACAACTTCATCAAATAAATTCATAGACAATGTGGTCTTATTTGCTAAATAGACAGAAATATatagtttttttcttttctgtctgGTTCAAGTGATGAGAGAACCAGAATAACAGCATAAGAGCTCCTAAATTGAGTTCTCACTTTAGGGTATGTTTATTGCTCAAACCCCTCTATAAATCTATACCAAGCCTGAGTGTCAATACACCTCCTATGAGATTGCACAAGAATAACATCAGACAAGACTCACTGCAAAATACTTAATAAATAGCTAATTCGTATGCAACTGTTGATGTCAAGTTATCTCTATCGTTTAGACTGGTTCGAGTCATCCTGTTGATAACTCTTTTAAGACTTGCCAAGCCCTTGACAATATCAAACACAAGATATTGAAAACCTAAAGGTGATCAAATAATGTCTTAACCAGATAATATGTAGGTTACGATCTAATAAAGTCTTCCCCTATCCATCTACTATAGGAATTGTGCATTGACGACCAATAAAAGCAACCAAAGATTCACGAGAATCGAAAACGTTGTCCACATACTACATCAAATCACACAATATAAGAAGGGAAAGACGGACAGAGATCACAAGCACACCATGTTTGGTCCTAGCGATGCCATCTGTCTACCGAAGTGATGATATGGAACTCCAGCCGCCTGAGCTTGCAACCTTGTCTGCAAGAATCAGGCAAGAGATCAATCAGAATCAAATCTACTGAGCAAAAAGAGTAGTGAAAGAACAAATCTCATCATCGCAGCCCGTATATCCGAATCGAATTAACATGCCACCGATAGAACGCATCTCCAAATTCTCAACAGAGGAAAAGAAGGGTCAAGCCAACCTTGGCAACGTCGAGGGGATTGACGAGGACGGCAGAGATGACGGCGGCACCAGCGGCGGAGAGAGCCCGCTCCCGGAAGCCCATCTTGTAGTCGGTGGCGGGAAGTGGACGAGGGTCCGAAGTCGGCAACGCCGAGGAAGAAGTCGACGGTAGTGAGCGAGACGAATCATGGGGTGCAGAGACATCGTAGGCGCGATCATTAATGGGTCCGACGGTCATCCTTTCGGGGAAACCATGCTCGGAAGACGAAGAAGAACCCACCATTGCGTATATCTCGCTAATGCCTTCTTGCGACGATCGGTGCAGCGGAGGAGGGTTAGAAATATGGTGGAAACAAGGATTCAAACGctaaaagaaggaagaaatcggGACAGACCGGTGAAGGTGGGATCGGGAGGTACCAAAGCCGACGCgagggcagagagagagagagagagagagagaagagggttTACCGGTCCTTATTCCTGGGGTAGCAACTGCGGACGATGACCTGTCCGCTTCTAGAACAACATAGAAACCCTCacgccgctctctctctctctctcctccgcgTTATATTCCATGTAGGCGAAGGCGGGTTAGGGATAAAATGATAATtcagaaaaattatatattctgtgaaaatattttaatatatatatatatatatatatttatcacaaattattataatttaaaattaaacagTCGCATAGTATATATGAATCTTAGATTGATTTTGATAATTGACATATTAATTTCGTCgagattaaataattaaatatttaagttGGGATTAACGATAGTAGACTCAGTTAACCTCTACTTCAATCAATATATGTTAACCACAATTAAGTTGGCTCTCTGTCATCTTAATGACTTCCTTCCTTCCGAGCAACGTGAGATTGGAGTCAATCAAATCAAACCCCAAAGGTGTTGTCGACGGGGTATCGTATCGCTCACTCTCTTGACACGTTTGTCCGTCATATTAGATGCCATAGATTTCTTGGATGAGAGATCTCATCGCTGCCAAGTCGCAGATTTCAGGATGCGGGGGCCCCTTAGGAAGGTTTTTGTGGAGTTCCTGGAGCATCGCTGAGTTCTCCGGCTTCTTGCTTTACGAGGAGCTCGGACGAAGGCTTAAGGTTGAATccctgtatccattgagttcttaTTGAGCTAGTTTGGATTTATTTTGGTTAATTTGGTGGCCAATTGTGCAATTATTTTCCTTATTTCTACTTTCCAAAGCAGTAATTTGGGTTCATTCTATGATAGAATGATGCAAGTCTTATTGGAATGAACAATTCTTTGGATTTGTTTTGATTTCCTTATAGATTGATGAATAGTTAATTAATGTTGCTTCCTATGAGTTTCCTAGTGGTTTTTTCAAACATTTAATTGTTCCTCTGTTTAGGTTGAATCCCTTTATCTAGAGAGTTTTTATTGAGCTAGTTTACATTTTCTGGTTAATCTGATGGTCCATTGGACAGTTGTTTTCCTGATTCCTACTTTCCAACGTAGTAATTGTTGGTTCATTTTATGATCGAAGGATGTAAGtcttatttgaattaattctttctTTAGGTTTGTTTTGAGTTCCTTATAGATTGATGAACAGTATTTTACTGATCTATTTCTTGAGGACAGCATTAGTTAGTTCTATTCTGTAATGTTGCTTTCTAAGATCCTTCCTAGCCTTTTCTTCATCCATTTAATTGTTCCTATGCTTAAAGTTGAACCCTTTTTTCTATAGACTTCTTATTGGGCTAATTTAGATTTGTCTGGTAAACTTTTTATGGTTCATTGCACAATTATTTTCCTGATTCCTACTTTCCAAAGCAGTAATTTGGATTCATTCTATGATGTTAGGATGCAAGTCTTTATGAATGAattcttattttctttcttttaagtTTGTTTTAGTTTTAGGATCATATGATCCATTCATTTTACTAATCGTTGACAAATTGTTGGACAGAAAACCAACCCTGTGGTGGCCGAGATCTTCTCCCTCGTGTCGAGAGACGAAGCCCGGCATGCCGGGTAAGTAAAACAACTGATCACGATCTTTAGCTGTCATTTTCCTGTTTTCCAGTGAGGAAAACATTACAGCCGCTGTTATTTGATGATTCTGTATGAAGCGAACTAATTTCTCTTAGCTGAAATCATGTCAAAATTGCAGATAGTACATGTGGATTTACGGAAGGAAAGGTTAAGAGATTGAAGACAAACTTATAGTCTCTGAAATGTCCATACCATATTGTTGCAATTGTGTAAACTTGTGCAGATTCCTGAACAAAGGCCTCTCGGACTTCaacttggatttggatttgggttcCCTAACAAAGGCTAGGAAGTACACATTCTTCAAGCCAAAGTTCATCTTCCATGCAACATATCTATCTGAAAAGATTGGATACTGGAGGTATATCACAATACATAGGCACTTAAAGGCCAATACTGGGTTCAAAGTGTACCCAATCTTCAAATACATTGAGAACTGGTGCCGGGATGAGAACAGGCACGGAGGCTTCTTCTCTGCCTTATTGAAAGCTCAGCCGCAGTTCCTTAGTGACGGGAAGGCCAAGCTGTGGTCTCGATTCTTCTGCCTCTCAGTAATCCTTTACATTTCAATCACCACCATAACAAATCAAAATCATTCTGACCTAGTTTTCCATGCACATGCCAATACATACTATCATATAGTGACAAAAGTGTGCCTCCAATTATGTCAGGTCTATGTGACGATGTACCTGAATGATTGCCAGCGAACagctttctttgagggcattggtCTCAACACCAAAGAATTTGGCATTCATGTCATCATTGAGGTAACCGATTGATCCCGTAGCCAATTCAGGCTAAGTGTTATCTTTCTCATTTGCTGCTTTACTAGTCAGGTAGCACATAGAGTACTTGAAATCTATGCTTAAACCTAGTAATAGTTGATGCCAATGTGATATCCCTTTTCAACTTCCTGAGATCTCAAGGAATGAAATGAGCTTAGATTCTTATACCAGTGAAGATCCTGCATGCTAAATATACAGCATGACTGGCATGGGTCTTTGATATTATTTGATGTTATTACCTAATCAGGACACACACACATGAGAAAAGAACTTTTTCTCTTTGTTATGTAATTCATACTTATTATGGCCAATTTGTTTGCTACACATCTGGTCACCTTGGGAAAGTGTGATATATATGAGAAGCTTCCTATTTGTGGTGTTGTTTCTCCCTTGACGAGTAGGAATTCTCTTATAATCTTACTGTTCTTCAGATAATGTTGATAATTGGTTAGACTACACTAAGTATCACAATGCAGCACTATTTTCTTAGGAGATTAAAGGGTATAATTCTTTTTTCCCTTTCTGGGTTGGCTATTCTAAACGATGCGTTATTGTGTCATGAGGTATACTCATATGCCGTGATCCCCTACATAATTGTAGTAGTAGTTTCATATTCACAAATGCTAAATCCTTTGTCCCAGACCAACCGAACAATAGCGAGGATTATTCCAGCTCTATTAGGTGTGGAGAACCCAGAATTCAAGAGAAAGTTGGATAGAATGGTGGAGATCAACCAGAAGCTCATCGCCATTGGAGAGAGCCAGGTTCTTCCTCTGGTGAAGAACTTGAAGAGAATACCTGTTGATTTTGCTGCTTTTGAGCCGTGACTTGCGTGCTGATTTTGTAAAAGACTAGTCCACAGATACatgatgcattattttgtttaaaTGTTCAGAACAGATGATGATTGCATCAATTAGAGGCACGACGGACCTGTCAGAGTCTGCTTTGTATCTGTTGTAGATATATATGGATGCATGTTTCATTATATCTAATGTCAAGTGATTCAAAACTGTTATTCTGCATAAGCTGGCTCAATCAGATCGAGGGTAGATGGTGCAATTGAAGAAGtgatttctctttttttctttaatttgtcTTCTTTGTTGGGTCATGTTCATACTTTCTAATCTGCATAACCTGCAAACCATGACATTGCTGCTTCTGCTCTCACAGGCATCTGTGTTAGCCTGAGAAATAAGAACCACAGAACCATGGGTTGCAAAATGTTGCAGATGAAGCTACTTCATGAAGCTTTTTAAGTATACAAGAGCACTAATATCTACACACAATAACCAGCAAGCTTGAAATCACCCTAGAGTTTTTCCTTctgtttccttttcttttatgAAGCAAAATGCAGAATTCTGCAAGAGTACAACCACCTGTGACAAATGCCTGTGGGTAGTAGATTTGTTCAAGAAATTTTCTAAAGGAATATtctggaaaaaggaaaaagatagaGCATGGTGATCATAGTTCTTTAATGCCATCTCAAGCTAGCATTTAAGTTCATGAAAAGTACTGTGATGTCAATGTAGACattttatccaaaatctgagagacTATCCCCAATTGCAGCTCAAATTCCTCTATCACACAACTCCCAGTTGTGGTGGACTACCAGGAAATATTAGCAATGAATATCATTCTCTTTATCACCATAATAATATACTAAATCAACACTAGAACAGAAACAATTGAATCAGTGCCTGGTGTTCCCTGCATTATTATGCTCACTGTATACTGTGACCAGTAGAAGGAAAAATTATGAAGTTAGGCACTAAATAACATCACAATATTAAAACATTAGGCTAGCAGAATTATGAAGCAAATGCTCAAAGGGTAATTTAGTACAGAGGATTCCCACCATTATAGGATTGGAGGGATCTGGATGCAGATTACCCATTATACACACAAcatcattttttttctaatatcagaaaaatcatattttaagattaaaattttttaaagaagttgcaaaaacataataaaaaaataaccaGAAAGTCAAAAAAAAGAGCAGAGAAAATATTCCACGAATTAGACCCCAGCAAAATTCATGGCACTCTGAAACAAAAAGGAGACGAGGATGATTCCAATACACACACAACCTACCACAATGCGAGGACCATGAATAAGTATTAACCGGAAGAGGTGAGTCATTTTCCTTCAATCTCATAAATGCAGCTAGCCAGATAACTGCTAGAAGAGGTTTAATGGACTCATTTTGCCATCATGACCTTGACGGACTCCTTATAGTTGATTTGACCATCTCCATCGACATCAGCTTCACAAATCATCTCATCAACTTCCTTTATCTGTCAGTTTCACACCAAGGTTGGTCATGACATGACGCAACTCAGCAGCAGAGATGAAGCCGTTCTGGTCCTTGTTGAAGACTCGAAAGGCCTCCTTCAGCTATTCCTCAGAGTCAGCGTCCTCCATCTTGCGAGCCGTCAGATTGAGAAATTCAAGAAAGTCAATTGGCCCATTCCCATCTGCATCAACCTCATTTATCATGTCCTGCAGCTCTGCTTCTGTAGGGTTCTGACCCAATGACCGCATCACAGTCCCAAGTTCCTTCCTAGTGATGCAACCTATAGAGACACCAAAAACCAATAAATAGACTATAAAAATTGTGTAGCAAAGCTTTTACATATCTTATAATATTTAATTGTTGTAAAAAGATTTTGAAGATCCATCGAAAATTATATAGAAAACAGAATCTCAGGGGAAGAATTTCTGCTCCTATCATTTAATTCTTGTAATCAAATAGATATTTAGCATGGTTTGTAACAAGTGCATTGGATAAAAAAGAACTATATTTAGAAACTTCAAAACACAGTCTTCCTAACATAAGGAACTTTCTCTTGCGTATATTACACACTTCAAAACATAACGATCAATAGCAATTCTTGATCATCATTTCCGGTATGAGTACTGCATCGAACACAAAACTTGTGATTGATAGTAAAACATCGATTTCCTGTTGAGACACAGTTCTATCTTCAAAGATTTCTCGAGATATTTTCTTACCAAGTTTCGTTATAGCATCTATAACTGCCTAGGTGGGCAGCCCAGCAAATAGACATCAATAGGGATTAGCTTGTTGACTCCACAAACAGTACTGTAAGAATCAGTACTGAACATCTCTCCTGTAATAGTACAAGCTCCCATAGCACTGACATATTTTGGTTCATGCATTTGCTCATATAATCTTGCTAAAGAAGGAGTCATTTTCATTGTTACTGTGCCGGCCGTTAAAATTAGGTATGCTTGTCTAGGACTCGATCTTGGTACCAATCCATAACGATCAAAGTCGAATCGCAAGCCTATTAATGAAGCAAATTCAAGTAATTTATCGCATGAAGCCAAAGAgacaaaaatttataattttggatAAATATACTGCTCATTCACTCAATTCATGTATCCCTCTAACATCTCAACCTTTAAATTTCAAGTCACCAATGAAGATTTTGAAACAATTAAACACAATCCAACTTTTAAATACCCAAAACAAAGAAAATTGCTCCTAGATTGTTTATAGAAGAGACTCTGTGAACAGCGGTACTGCAGCATACACATTGAGATATGTAGACACAACTAGAATAACCTCTGCTACCATCTGTTTCATTTTTACCATCCTCATCAAAATTCACCAGCGACAGTTAACAGTGGGTTTTCCTCAACCAACATGTTAACACAGGCAACCTTATAAAATATGTTCTACCAAAATGATTAGATCGATAACCAATCAACATAACCCATAGACAGCATATTGGCACTACTACTAGTTATTGAATCATGGATGTAGAATTTATCTTGTGATCAACATCTCCCACC encodes the following:
- the LOC135588901 gene encoding magnesium-protoporphyrin IX monomethyl ester [oxidative] cyclase, chloroplastic-like; this translates as MVETRIQTLKEGRNRDRPVKVGSGENQPCGGRDLLPRVERRSPACRIVHVDLRKERFLNKGLSDFNLDLDLGSLTKARKYTFFKPKFIFHATYLSEKIGYWRYITIHRHLKANTGFKVYPIFKYIENWCRDENRHGGFFSALLKAQPQFLSDGKAKLWSRFFCLSVYVTMYLNDCQRTAFFEGIGLNTKEFGIHVIIETNRTIARIIPALLGVENPEFKRKLDRMVEINQKLIAIGESQVLPLVKNLKRIPVDFAAFEP
- the LOC103993750 gene encoding mitochondrial carrier protein MTM1 — encoded protein: MVGSSSSSEHGFPERMTVGPINDRAYDVSAPHDSSRSLPSTSSSALPTSDPRPLPATDYKMGFRERALSAAGAAVISAVLVNPLDVAKTRLQAQAAGVPYHHFGRQMASLGPNMMFLDFRCSPSCARAGIIRAELVCPPDCFEYKGTLDVFHKVVRQEGFARLWRGTNAGLALAVPTVGIYLPCYDIFRNWIEEFTSTNAPNLTPYAPLVAGSAARSLACIACSPIELARTRMQAYKEFIKGAKPPGMWKTLVGVLTSGSTTSNQSLQGYRVLWTGMGAQLARDVPFSAICWSTLEPIRRRLLSIIDEDGNAASVLGANFAAGFVAGSLAAAATCPLDVAKTRRQIEKDPARALNMTTRQTLMEIWRSGGIKGLFTGVGPRVGRAGPSVGIVVSFYEVVKYALHRQHHADS